The genomic stretch TTTTTAAGCGTTTTCTCGGCGTGATAAGCGGGCATGACAATGATGACTTTAGACACTCTACAACCTTTCATTCTAAATCCAAAATTCGAAAATCAAAATGCAAAATGACAAACTAAAATTCAAAATTTTTCTATGCCACTGAAAATGGGGATATTTTGGATTTTGATATGTCATTTTGATTTTTGAATTTTGATTTTTTGGATTTACTGAATAAATCCTCCCCCCAACACTTGATCCCCGTCATAAAAAACAGCCGCCTGGCCAGGCGTTACTGCTTTTTCAGGCTCAATCAATTGAACACGGGCTCGCTTCCCCTCTAAAAAAGAGAGACGGGCTTTGGCCCCTTCATGCATGCTGCGAATTTTTACGGTGCACTCCACAGAATCTATCGATTTTCGATTCGAAATCCAGTGTGTATCTTCTGTAAAAAACTCTGAAGAATAAAGATCACTTTCCTCTCCAACAATCACCGTATTGGTTTTTCCTTCTAAAGCGACGACATACGCCGGACGTCCAAAAGCAATACCGAGGCCCTTTCGCTGGCCAATTGTAAAATTTTGAACCCCTTCATGCGTTCCAATGACATTTCCAGAAATATCCTTCATCACCCCTTTTTCAAACTGATCTGGAACAGCCTTTTTCAAAAAATTGACATATCTTCCATCCGGAACAAAACAAATTTCCTGGCTATCGGATTTATCAAAAATCTTAAGCCCTGCTTTTTTGGCTAATTCTCGACTTTTAGATTTTGTCATATTTCCTAAAGGAAAACAGAGCTTCGAAAGTTTTTCCTGAGTGAGGGTATAAAGAAAATAGGATTGATCTTTTCTTAAATCTTTTCCCTTACGCAAAATATATTCTCCGTTTTTTTCTTCTACATTCGCATAATGCCCTGTCGCTAATTTCCAAGCGCCTAATTTTTCAGCAAATTCAAGCATACTTCCAAATTTTAATTTTCGATTACACACCACACAAGGATTGGGTGTTCTTCCCTCTCGATATTCATTGCAAAAATAATCAATGACATTTTCCTGAAAAGCCT from Chlamydiota bacterium encodes the following:
- the mnmA gene encoding tRNA 2-thiouridine(34) synthase MnmA translates to MSSKRVVVGMSGGVDSSVAALLLKEQGYEVIGITLKVWLGDCSQAGEHACCGPRAVEDGRSVAYQLGIPFYVIDHKEAFQENVIDYFCNEYREGRTPNPCVVCNRKLKFGSMLEFAEKLGAWKLATGHYANVEEKNGEYILRKGKDLRKDQSYFLYTLTQEKLSKLCFPLGNMTKSKSRELAKKAGLKIFDKSDSQEICFVPDGRYVNFLKKAVPDQFEKGVMKDISGNVIGTHEGVQNFTIGQRKGLGIAFGRPAYVVALEGKTNTVIVGEESDLYSSEFFTEDTHWISNRKSIDSVECTVKIRSMHEGAKARLSFLEGKRARVQLIEPEKAVTPGQAAVFYDGDQVLGGGFIQ